The proteins below are encoded in one region of Paenibacillus albus:
- a CDS encoding stalk domain-containing protein → MRNRKTVGIWKLILVAAVIGSLLTGAVEHADADGMPGKKYGERGPSSKDPMPASIILNPASWILKLQKKDSSIIVDNGITFVSVQRLASMFTDLLWESDYKAGLVRSTGPNHTLSWPQGSQQAVVNGGMRSMSGAALLKNGSFYLPLRDVVNWSGASMMVKKQGEVIIRYTISSMRAGSEQQWFWVRRDNGIIYTSTGSEMPHWIGQTRVRAFEEYSIKAVKLAEDSTMLSIIHNYGPEIMEGQKWNSDRYRMIVYRGKLVRQSFVHFFGTHPFNYVEMAEGYAVFLDGNELQVVKPDGSLKQRINLKWSMDDSGYLYDVMCTVEYVSPSEGLALIKPNLVNNMLLIDFRTKKAVELYQELLTEDEVTILDKWKTPSDMGNSGDQIEFVRRDGNVLVFKHRNLVVGTVSELRYTWK, encoded by the coding sequence ATGAGGAATCGTAAGACAGTCGGAATTTGGAAATTAATACTGGTAGCAGCTGTTATAGGCTCATTATTAACAGGCGCAGTTGAGCATGCTGATGCAGATGGGATGCCAGGGAAAAAATACGGCGAAAGGGGTCCCTCTTCTAAAGATCCGATGCCCGCTTCCATCATCCTAAACCCTGCCAGCTGGATATTGAAGCTGCAGAAGAAGGATTCATCTATCATAGTTGATAATGGCATAACCTTTGTGTCCGTGCAGCGGCTGGCCAGTATGTTCACCGATCTCCTATGGGAATCGGACTATAAGGCGGGCTTGGTTAGATCGACAGGGCCGAATCATACACTGAGCTGGCCGCAAGGCTCGCAGCAGGCTGTCGTGAATGGGGGCATGCGGTCGATGTCAGGTGCGGCCCTGCTTAAGAACGGTAGTTTCTACCTGCCGTTACGCGATGTCGTGAATTGGTCGGGCGCTTCGATGATGGTGAAGAAGCAAGGTGAAGTTATAATCCGTTATACGATTAGCAGCATGCGGGCGGGTAGTGAACAGCAGTGGTTCTGGGTGCGCCGGGATAACGGAATCATCTACACTTCGACCGGCAGCGAAATGCCGCATTGGATTGGGCAGACGCGGGTTCGCGCTTTTGAGGAGTATTCAATTAAAGCGGTGAAGCTGGCAGAAGATTCGACGATGCTGTCGATTATTCATAATTATGGGCCGGAGATCATGGAGGGACAGAAGTGGAACAGCGATCGGTATCGGATGATCGTATATCGAGGCAAGCTGGTGCGCCAGTCATTTGTGCATTTCTTTGGCACTCATCCGTTTAACTACGTGGAGATGGCCGAAGGATATGCGGTATTCCTGGATGGCAATGAGCTGCAGGTCGTGAAGCCGGATGGCTCGTTGAAGCAGCGGATCAATTTGAAGTGGTCAATGGATGATAGCGGCTACCTGTACGACGTAATGTGCACCGTGGAGTACGTATCGCCATCGGAGGGGTTAGCGTTAATTAAGCCTAATTTGGTCAACAATATGCTGTTGATCGATTTCCGAACGAAGAAGGCTGTGGAGCTGTATCAAGAGCTGCTGACGGAGGATGAAGTGACGATTCTTGATAAGTGGAAGACACCGTCGGATATGGGGAATTCAGGCGACCAGATTGAATTTGTACGCAGGGATGGGAATGTACTTGTCTTTAAACATAGGAATCTGGTGGTTGGAACGGTTTCGGAGCTTAGGTATACGTGGAAATGA
- a CDS encoding SDR family oxidoreductase translates to MHGNTVLITGGTSGIGLEFTTQLLKLGNAVIITGRDKAKLDAAKKQLPAVHTLQSDAADPQAIARLFETVVKQFPKLNVLINNAGFMRKINLHDQDIDLQDLNREIESNLSGPIWMVKQFLEHLKAQESAAIMNVSSGLAFVPLPIAPVYCAAKAGIHSYTQSLRVQLKNTKVKVFELAPPLTETPLVDSFDQAVLAGSKAMNVSKMVGIAIRGMEQDKLEIRPGQSNALKLMNRIAPKFIFSQLSKSVNSMLKES, encoded by the coding sequence ATGCACGGAAACACAGTTCTTATTACTGGAGGCACTTCTGGCATCGGCCTCGAATTTACCACTCAGCTGCTTAAGCTAGGGAATGCCGTTATTATTACTGGTCGGGATAAGGCGAAGCTGGATGCTGCGAAGAAACAACTGCCGGCTGTACATACGTTACAAAGCGATGCCGCGGATCCTCAAGCGATAGCTCGTTTATTCGAAACCGTGGTAAAGCAGTTCCCTAAGCTTAACGTACTAATTAATAATGCAGGCTTCATGCGTAAAATCAATCTTCATGATCAGGACATCGATCTGCAAGATCTCAATCGCGAGATTGAATCGAATCTAAGCGGTCCAATCTGGATGGTGAAACAATTTCTAGAGCATCTCAAAGCGCAAGAGTCGGCCGCAATCATGAATGTGTCGTCAGGACTTGCTTTCGTCCCGCTTCCTATCGCACCGGTGTATTGTGCAGCAAAAGCAGGAATTCACTCCTATACACAGTCGTTAAGGGTTCAACTCAAAAATACGAAAGTTAAAGTGTTTGAACTAGCGCCTCCGTTGACAGAAACTCCGCTGGTTGACTCGTTCGATCAAGCTGTTTTAGCAGGATCCAAAGCGATGAATGTATCTAAAATGGTTGGGATTGCAATTCGGGGGATGGAGCAGGATAAATTGGAAATTCGCCCAGGACAAAGCAATGCGTTGAAGCTCATGAACCGAATCGCACCTAAGTTTATTTTCAGCCAGCTCAGTAAGTCTGTGAATTCCATGCTGAAAGAATCGTAG
- a CDS encoding aldo/keto reductase: MTMLQRKLGSTNIIVGEIGMGGMPLSVNGRPSEEDGIRAVHAALEQGITLFDTADSYCLNSTENGHNERLLAKALHNRPEVIIATKGGHIRPEGRWETDGRPEHLRQACEDSLRALGVEAITLYQFHRPDPKVPFAESVGTVAELQREGKIVHVGLSNVSVAQLEEARKIVTVASVQNRMNLFDHSSMDVLKSCEELGIAFLPYSPLNGMGNAQGIGSNETLSRIASHYDASPQQIALAWLLQLSPVILPIPGASKAVNIVNCAGATNLKLSDEDVAELNGIAAQITA; this comes from the coding sequence ATGACAATGCTACAACGTAAGCTAGGATCGACGAACATAATCGTAGGGGAAATCGGAATGGGCGGAATGCCCTTGTCCGTTAATGGACGCCCTTCAGAGGAAGACGGCATCAGAGCGGTGCATGCCGCATTGGAGCAAGGCATTACGCTGTTCGATACGGCCGATTCGTACTGCTTGAATTCGACCGAGAACGGCCATAACGAACGTTTACTGGCAAAAGCATTACATAATCGTCCCGAAGTGATTATCGCGACAAAAGGAGGCCACATTCGTCCGGAGGGACGCTGGGAAACCGATGGCCGTCCAGAACACCTGCGTCAAGCGTGCGAGGACAGCTTGCGAGCGCTCGGCGTGGAAGCAATCACGCTCTATCAATTCCACCGTCCGGATCCTAAGGTTCCTTTTGCAGAATCCGTGGGAACAGTCGCGGAATTGCAGCGGGAAGGAAAGATCGTACACGTGGGGCTGTCGAACGTTTCCGTTGCACAGCTGGAAGAGGCCCGCAAAATCGTAACGGTTGCATCTGTTCAAAACCGCATGAATTTGTTTGACCATTCATCCATGGACGTGCTGAAAAGCTGCGAAGAGCTCGGCATTGCCTTCCTACCCTACAGCCCTCTAAACGGTATGGGTAACGCACAAGGCATCGGCAGCAACGAGACGCTTTCACGGATCGCCAGCCATTATGATGCATCGCCGCAACAGATCGCACTTGCATGGCTGCTTCAATTGTCGCCAGTCATTCTGCCGATTCCCGGCGCCAGCAAAGCAGTGAACATCGTTAACTGCGCAGGTGCAACCAATTTGAAGCTATCTGACGAAGACGTAGCCGAATTGAACGGTATCGCTGCTCAAATTACGGCATAA
- a CDS encoding ABC transporter substrate-binding protein — translation MRRGALCVTTILLATALVACNNEKLPSKIDQPAKVEDSTTKVPLLFAALGGVPQEMQDDLNNHFPNYDISYSTLGLNGLEGHEVDDTFPDLVLDVEHIATPSDIWKQVRLDLSDYIQMHQMNLSLFSPGLVERINAFDNNEGHIYELPFNQYLSALFYNKKVFDEMHISYPHDGMTWKDVAELNQQFAGSRYVGFTPYTSQISIFNMIDEYGLHFLDATTDQSTVLSPKWVELATLIRDLIAPTANQETEAVNPTSAETMFAYGGNIAMALGDGVHLLQEGVKGSQDLDLVSFPTVEEGSKIGPFLKTSTLYVSSTSKHAEDAFEIIAYMLSEEKQMEYAKQGIGPVIQTPEIIEQFGTSVNETAGKNTQALFENTSTAYTEISAYENVALQAAVQQLSDLANPNVTVNDFLKQLDTTINSAVEGSKAQKS, via the coding sequence GTGAGAAGAGGAGCCTTATGCGTCACTACGATCTTGCTTGCGACGGCGTTAGTCGCGTGCAACAACGAGAAATTACCGTCCAAGATCGATCAGCCTGCGAAGGTGGAAGACAGTACGACGAAAGTGCCCCTATTGTTCGCTGCGCTTGGGGGAGTTCCGCAAGAGATGCAGGACGATTTAAACAATCATTTTCCGAATTACGATATTTCATACTCAACTCTCGGATTGAATGGACTTGAAGGGCATGAGGTGGACGATACATTCCCGGATCTGGTATTGGATGTTGAGCATATTGCTACGCCGTCTGATATTTGGAAGCAAGTCCGATTAGATCTAAGCGATTACATCCAGATGCATCAGATGAATCTCAGTCTGTTTAGTCCAGGTCTGGTCGAGCGAATCAATGCGTTTGACAATAATGAAGGGCATATTTATGAATTGCCATTTAACCAATACTTAAGTGCACTCTTTTATAATAAGAAAGTATTCGATGAGATGCATATCAGTTATCCGCATGACGGCATGACATGGAAGGACGTTGCCGAACTAAATCAACAATTCGCCGGATCGCGTTATGTCGGGTTTACACCGTATACGAGCCAAATCAGCATTTTTAATATGATAGACGAGTATGGCTTGCATTTCCTGGATGCGACAACGGATCAATCCACCGTATTAAGTCCGAAATGGGTGGAGTTGGCGACGCTGATCCGCGATCTGATTGCGCCTACAGCTAACCAAGAGACAGAGGCAGTTAATCCGACCTCCGCAGAAACGATGTTTGCTTATGGCGGAAACATCGCGATGGCGCTTGGAGATGGAGTGCATTTATTACAGGAAGGTGTGAAAGGCTCACAGGATCTCGATCTTGTTAGCTTTCCGACCGTCGAGGAGGGAAGTAAGATCGGACCATTCCTGAAGACGTCTACGTTATATGTATCTTCGACTTCCAAACACGCAGAGGATGCATTCGAGATCATCGCGTATATGTTGTCAGAGGAGAAGCAAATGGAATATGCAAAACAAGGGATCGGCCCAGTCATTCAAACGCCGGAAATTATTGAACAATTCGGCACATCGGTCAATGAGACAGCCGGTAAGAATACGCAGGCGTTATTCGAAAATACTTCCACAGCATATACGGAGATCAGCGCGTATGAGAATGTAGCTTTACAAGCGGCGGTACAGCAATTATCAGATCTAGCGAATCCGAACGTAACTGTAAATGATTTCCTGAAGCAATTAGATACCACGATTAACAGCGCCGTCGAGGGCAGCAAGGCGCAGAAGTCATAG
- a CDS encoding SRPBCC family protein, which produces MSISTSRIFINAPVERVWDTVTKPELVKQWQYGSDLITDWSIGSEIRFRAVWEANVYEQWGKVLEFSPCHSLSYSLFAPRPDLEDKPENYFKMNYILSEDKEGTLLTIEQYDNRPGSEVTNSDSEVEDDGQSVLSLLKRLAESMN; this is translated from the coding sequence ATGTCCATCAGTACGTCTCGAATATTTATTAATGCGCCTGTGGAACGGGTATGGGATACGGTAACAAAACCAGAGCTGGTCAAGCAATGGCAGTACGGCAGTGACCTCATCACCGATTGGAGTATTGGCAGCGAGATTCGGTTCCGCGCCGTATGGGAAGCTAATGTCTACGAACAATGGGGCAAAGTATTAGAGTTTTCACCCTGCCACTCACTCAGTTACTCTCTCTTTGCCCCACGTCCCGACTTAGAGGACAAGCCCGAGAATTACTTCAAGATGAATTATATCTTGAGCGAAGATAAGGAAGGTACCTTGCTCACGATTGAACAGTATGACAATCGGCCGGGCTCTGAGGTTACCAATAGCGATTCGGAAGTCGAGGATGACGGTCAATCCGTACTTTCATTGCTTAAGCGGTTAGCAGAATCCATGAATTAA
- a CDS encoding NAD(P)H-dependent flavin oxidoreductase has product MKWHTRLTELLQIKYPIMQGGLAYLGYSDLAAAVSNAGGFGQITAMSLPDAKTLREEIERTRTLTDKPFGINFAIGMHRGDMEERIRIAIEERVSAVTLTGGNPAPFMPLLQSASLTTLVLVSSRTQAQKAEQLGASAVIVVGHEGGGHLGRDEVGTMVLVPQIVDAVRIPVVASGGISDGRGWMACHALGAEGIVMGTRFIATKECVRASSSYKNALVKATSADTVVIKRSISSPARVLRSPLIDEFMELESETNDSEALKRYINGEANKRWIYESNQEEGFGWAGQAVGLINDIPEVSELIQRMVREAEIIRSKWF; this is encoded by the coding sequence ATGAAATGGCATACGCGGTTGACAGAACTGCTTCAAATTAAGTATCCGATTATGCAAGGGGGGCTTGCTTATTTGGGCTATTCCGATTTAGCGGCTGCTGTCTCCAATGCCGGCGGATTCGGACAGATCACAGCTATGAGCCTTCCGGATGCCAAAACATTGCGGGAGGAGATCGAACGCACTCGCACGCTGACGGACAAACCTTTTGGAATCAACTTTGCTATAGGCATGCACCGCGGCGATATGGAGGAGCGGATTCGAATTGCTATTGAGGAAAGGGTTTCGGCCGTTACCCTAACAGGTGGAAATCCTGCGCCGTTTATGCCCTTACTGCAGTCGGCATCGCTAACAACGCTAGTACTGGTCTCGTCCCGAACACAGGCTCAAAAAGCCGAGCAGCTTGGCGCATCCGCAGTAATCGTTGTTGGACATGAGGGAGGAGGGCATCTAGGACGTGATGAAGTGGGAACGATGGTTCTAGTTCCCCAGATCGTGGATGCTGTCCGTATTCCTGTTGTCGCATCAGGCGGCATAAGCGATGGTCGAGGCTGGATGGCTTGCCACGCACTAGGTGCGGAGGGAATTGTAATGGGGACGCGGTTTATTGCCACCAAGGAATGTGTGCGCGCGTCTTCTTCCTATAAGAATGCTTTAGTCAAAGCGACTTCGGCGGATACCGTTGTCATCAAACGCTCTATCAGCTCTCCTGCGAGAGTGCTTCGAAGCCCTTTGATTGACGAATTCATGGAGCTTGAAAGCGAGACGAATGATAGTGAGGCGCTGAAGCGATATATCAATGGGGAAGCGAACAAACGCTGGATCTATGAAAGCAACCAGGAAGAGGGTTTTGGATGGGCAGGACAAGCTGTCGGTCTGATTAATGATATACCGGAAGTCTCGGAGCTAATCCAGAGAATGGTTAGAGAGGCAGAAATAATCCGAAGTAAATGGTTTTGA
- a CDS encoding SDR family NAD(P)-dependent oxidoreductase, which yields MRTALITGASRGIGRSIAMELGRSGYQVAVNGLHEERIDAVVEAIRHEGGTAEGYCANVADPIEVTSMVEAVGARFGTIDVLIHNAGHLQDSKCQQMTDQEWKSVLDVHLSGAFYCIQRALPLMTPHGGDILLMTSTAGLMGSAGQVNYSSAKAGLLGMVWTLAAELRRNQIRINAVAPAALTDMTRPVIEHLRAKYAKRNESLPAFWQVGEADDVARFVGLLLKQRDPELTGEVFGVNGTQITYWQKPLPVLSVSGADAFFAEWKQREQKQYDSGEESQ from the coding sequence GTGAGAACAGCGCTCATTACAGGAGCAAGCAGAGGGATTGGCCGCAGCATCGCAATGGAGCTCGGGCGCAGCGGCTATCAGGTGGCGGTTAACGGTTTGCATGAAGAGCGGATTGACGCCGTTGTGGAAGCCATTCGTCACGAAGGCGGCACAGCCGAGGGGTATTGCGCGAATGTTGCGGATCCGATAGAAGTAACGTCGATGGTTGAGGCAGTTGGGGCGCGGTTTGGCACAATTGATGTATTGATTCACAATGCCGGTCATTTGCAGGATAGTAAATGCCAGCAGATGACAGATCAAGAATGGAAGTCGGTGCTGGATGTTCATTTGAGTGGAGCTTTCTACTGTATCCAGCGAGCCCTTCCCTTGATGACTCCTCATGGGGGTGACATTCTGCTAATGACTTCAACAGCAGGGTTAATGGGCTCCGCAGGTCAGGTCAATTACAGCTCAGCTAAAGCCGGATTGCTTGGGATGGTGTGGACGCTCGCGGCCGAGCTGCGCCGCAATCAGATCAGGATCAATGCAGTTGCTCCTGCTGCCTTAACGGATATGACACGCCCGGTTATTGAACATTTAAGAGCAAAATATGCGAAACGCAATGAATCGTTACCTGCTTTCTGGCAGGTTGGAGAAGCGGACGATGTCGCTCGCTTCGTGGGCTTGCTCCTGAAACAGCGGGATCCGGAGCTAACCGGTGAAGTCTTTGGAGTTAACGGTACGCAAATCACCTATTGGCAGAAGCCGCTGCCGGTTCTGTCCGTTAGCGGTGCAGATGCTTTCTTCGCAGAATGGAAGCAACGAGAGCAGAAGCAATACGACTCGGGAGAGGAATCACAATGA
- a CDS encoding MaoC family dehydratase yields MRKQITAAAIREYAEHTGDLAPIHLQDEAARQAGYPAPIAHGMYLMGLAQSIYLAEHRTHWIQSSSMKFQRPLVQDTLACFVYEANNDSILVTITEQNEDGAVIAKGDFIVKKGVCSV; encoded by the coding sequence ATGAGAAAACAGATTACTGCAGCAGCCATTCGGGAATACGCGGAGCATACTGGGGATCTCGCGCCTATTCACCTTCAGGACGAAGCTGCTAGACAAGCCGGTTATCCCGCTCCTATTGCACATGGGATGTATCTTATGGGGTTGGCACAATCTATTTACTTGGCTGAGCATCGTACACATTGGATTCAGTCCTCTAGCATGAAGTTTCAGAGGCCACTCGTTCAAGATACGCTGGCATGCTTTGTCTATGAAGCCAACAACGATAGCATTCTAGTCACGATTACGGAACAAAATGAAGATGGGGCTGTCATTGCCAAGGGCGATTTCATCGTTAAGAAGGGAGTCTGCTCAGTGTGA
- a CDS encoding FAS1-like dehydratase domain-containing protein, with amino-acid sequence MNSVKLKVHLDEDSIIEYANCIAAPLQRIGGALIAPSTMPITFWKQSDAPWMDLPQSLIHGKQHFDYKAPLTAGMDLDCILSLTKVEKKNGRRGDLVLYTHSLTCTYAGQPIMTAETVLIAVGDN; translated from the coding sequence ATGAACAGCGTTAAATTAAAGGTTCATCTCGATGAAGATTCTATCATCGAATATGCGAATTGCATTGCAGCACCTTTACAGCGGATAGGCGGTGCTTTAATTGCACCGTCGACGATGCCGATTACGTTCTGGAAGCAATCAGACGCTCCTTGGATGGACTTGCCCCAGTCGTTGATTCATGGGAAACAACATTTTGATTATAAGGCGCCGCTAACAGCAGGTATGGATCTGGATTGTATTCTATCTTTAACCAAGGTAGAGAAGAAGAACGGACGTCGGGGCGATTTGGTTTTGTATACCCATTCGCTAACTTGTACATACGCAGGCCAACCCATCATGACCGCGGAAACGGTGCTGATTGCCGTTGGTGACAATTGA
- a CDS encoding thiolase family protein, giving the protein MTEVVIVMAKRTPIGKIGGQLSTLEPEQLLAPLIRSIVSETQVPPEWIDDVIIGNVVGPGGNIARVAALEAGLPVTVPGLTIDRQCGSGLEAIHLAARFIQSGAGEVYLAGGVESTSRAPWKMFKPELLTGTPRLYTRAPFTSSAYGDPDMGVAAENVARKYNISREAQDLYALESHQKAVISQQTGRFRQEIVPLQVNGHWVTEDECPRPDTSIEKLQKLEPVFMEQGTVTAGNACPINDGAALVLLMSREKCEQLNLKPVLRFVDAQTAGVDPHDLGIGPVPAVHKLLSRQEFRITDIDVMEFNEAFASQVLASLKELQMPQDKVNPGGGALALGHPYGASGAILMTRLYAEMLQNPFRRGIATLGIGGGIGLAVLVEAIE; this is encoded by the coding sequence ATGACTGAGGTTGTAATAGTCATGGCCAAACGTACCCCTATCGGCAAAATCGGCGGACAATTAAGCACGCTTGAGCCTGAGCAGCTGCTTGCACCTTTAATTCGTTCTATCGTTTCGGAGACACAAGTACCTCCGGAATGGATTGATGATGTCATCATCGGCAATGTTGTAGGGCCCGGAGGAAATATTGCACGGGTGGCTGCATTAGAAGCAGGGCTTCCCGTTACAGTGCCGGGTCTAACGATTGACCGTCAGTGCGGTTCGGGACTAGAAGCGATTCATCTGGCTGCCCGCTTCATACAGAGTGGAGCCGGGGAGGTGTACTTGGCCGGAGGGGTCGAGAGCACAAGCCGGGCACCTTGGAAAATGTTTAAACCAGAGCTGCTTACTGGTACACCGCGGCTTTATACACGAGCTCCGTTCACCTCAAGCGCTTATGGCGACCCGGATATGGGTGTGGCAGCGGAGAATGTAGCTCGGAAATACAACATATCCAGAGAAGCACAAGACCTATACGCATTGGAAAGTCATCAAAAGGCCGTCATCTCACAACAAACAGGCAGGTTTCGGCAGGAGATTGTGCCTCTTCAAGTAAACGGTCATTGGGTCACCGAAGATGAATGTCCAAGGCCGGATACTAGCATCGAGAAGCTGCAGAAGTTAGAGCCTGTCTTTATGGAACAAGGCACCGTAACGGCCGGTAATGCTTGTCCCATCAATGATGGGGCTGCACTCGTACTGCTCATGTCCCGTGAGAAGTGTGAGCAGCTAAACCTGAAGCCTGTACTACGTTTCGTAGATGCACAGACTGCTGGAGTCGATCCGCATGATTTGGGAATAGGACCTGTTCCAGCCGTACACAAGCTGTTAAGCCGTCAGGAGTTCCGAATAACCGATATAGACGTGATGGAATTTAATGAAGCCTTTGCTTCCCAGGTTCTGGCGTCACTAAAGGAGCTGCAAATGCCACAGGACAAGGTTAATCCTGGAGGCGGTGCATTGGCGCTCGGCCATCCTTATGGAGCATCCGGTGCCATACTGATGACTCGCCTATATGCTGAGATGCTGCAGAATCCCTTCAGGCGCGGGATCGCTACACTGGGAATTGGCGGAGGAATAGGGCTTGCCGTATTAGTGGAGGCGATTGAATGA
- a CDS encoding AMP-binding protein — MNLLTFLLSHSSRMPDRVAITDSLDSLTYSSLAERVQRVANGLKQRCHIHRKVAILIRNRVEFVEIFLGAIYAGLVPVPLDPKWSSVEINAVLAQCEPGIIFAEDRYAHHIHLPTSQAEQVEIIVLSQENAGAYEQWVATFPPKSELIASNELLFIGFTSGTTGIPKGYMRTPHSWVTSFEATREAFQLDIRHCMAPGPLVHSLSLFAMLQSLYFGATFHLIKQFQANKVMEVCTAVPGMILFVVPTMIESLLQQANPSKVSIQALISAGGKWSEQSKRQCREVFGGQTKLYEYYGSSEASYISYMDIYEAKKPGSVGRPFSGVEISIRDEQDQEVAGEVGQLFVRSSMTFTGYYQLSEETSAVFQDGWLKTGDYMSADSDGYLYLAGRSMNKVVTGGLNVFPEEVETVMQQLPSVQEVMVVGMPDERWGEKVTAIVQWRGDQCLSLNEVKEYCRNYLASYKAPKQLITVDRFIYTSSGKIARQLMKEYVKEVME; from the coding sequence GTGAATCTACTAACCTTTCTACTGAGTCATTCTTCGAGAATGCCAGATCGGGTCGCCATCACCGACAGCCTGGACAGTCTTACCTATTCTTCATTGGCGGAGCGGGTACAGAGAGTTGCTAACGGTCTGAAGCAGCGTTGTCATATCCATCGGAAGGTAGCGATCTTGATTCGCAATCGGGTCGAGTTTGTGGAGATTTTTCTAGGGGCTATCTACGCTGGGCTTGTGCCTGTACCACTGGATCCAAAGTGGAGCTCTGTTGAAATCAATGCTGTTTTAGCTCAATGTGAGCCGGGGATTATTTTTGCGGAAGACAGGTATGCTCATCATATTCATTTGCCCACCAGCCAAGCCGAGCAAGTTGAAATCATTGTGTTATCGCAAGAGAACGCAGGTGCTTATGAGCAATGGGTAGCCACATTTCCTCCAAAATCCGAATTAATCGCGAGCAATGAATTGTTATTTATCGGTTTCACTTCAGGAACTACGGGAATTCCAAAAGGGTACATGCGAACTCCGCACTCCTGGGTAACAAGCTTTGAAGCTACGAGGGAAGCATTCCAACTCGATATCAGGCATTGTATGGCCCCAGGTCCCCTCGTACACTCATTGTCGTTGTTTGCCATGCTGCAAAGTCTGTACTTTGGTGCGACTTTTCATCTCATCAAGCAATTTCAGGCGAATAAAGTGATGGAGGTATGTACGGCTGTTCCTGGAATGATCTTGTTTGTCGTACCTACGATGATTGAATCACTGCTCCAGCAGGCGAATCCCAGTAAAGTGTCTATTCAAGCCCTGATCAGCGCAGGTGGAAAGTGGTCGGAGCAATCGAAGCGGCAATGCCGGGAAGTGTTTGGCGGTCAGACCAAGCTATATGAATATTATGGTTCTTCAGAGGCGAGCTATATCAGCTATATGGACATCTATGAGGCAAAGAAACCTGGTTCGGTGGGACGGCCGTTCTCTGGTGTTGAAATATCCATTCGCGATGAGCAGGATCAGGAGGTTGCCGGAGAAGTCGGACAGCTCTTCGTTCGAAGCAGCATGACATTCACAGGGTATTATCAGCTAAGCGAAGAAACGTCAGCGGTTTTTCAAGATGGGTGGCTTAAGACCGGGGATTACATGTCAGCCGATAGCGACGGGTATTTATACTTAGCCGGGCGCTCTATGAACAAGGTGGTGACCGGCGGCTTGAATGTATTTCCCGAAGAAGTGGAAACGGTTATGCAGCAGCTTCCTTCCGTTCAGGAGGTTATGGTAGTGGGAATGCCAGATGAGCGATGGGGAGAGAAGGTAACCGCAATCGTTCAATGGCGCGGAGATCAATGCTTGAGTCTGAATGAAGTGAAGGAATATTGCCGTAATTATTTGGCAAGCTACAAGGCCCCCAAACAGCTGATCACCGTGGATCGGTTCATCTATACAAGCAGCGGAAAGATCGCGCGTCAGCTGATGAAAGAATATGTGAAAGAAGTGATGGAATGA
- a CDS encoding YjgB family protein, with amino-acid sequence MKYASKIVLVTALAGLILAPGFPVHADTYKATGQLSRVKRWSAEDAASALKTLNSFYKPALVGQFPGSVNGLKIGISTRKNVLSKLGQPDKVRSNSDGFDQYHAEMGHPGYAIAYKLNKVREIRYFGTNIERQTNIGGISKKMLLGRWGKPSSSVIIRNGSLVQQKISYNRGKFKLAFIFNSSTNLDHINLLKR; translated from the coding sequence GTGAAGTATGCTTCGAAGATTGTTCTAGTCACTGCGCTCGCCGGACTTATTCTTGCACCAGGTTTTCCCGTTCATGCCGACACCTATAAAGCTACAGGACAGCTGAGTCGCGTAAAACGATGGAGTGCCGAGGATGCGGCAAGTGCCTTGAAGACTTTGAACAGCTTTTATAAACCTGCATTGGTCGGTCAATTCCCCGGTTCGGTCAATGGGCTGAAGATTGGAATCAGCACCCGAAAGAATGTGCTAAGCAAGCTCGGTCAACCTGACAAGGTGAGATCAAACTCAGATGGATTTGATCAGTATCACGCAGAGATGGGACACCCCGGTTATGCCATCGCATATAAGCTCAACAAGGTTCGGGAAATCCGTTATTTCGGGACTAACATTGAAAGACAGACGAATATTGGGGGGATCTCGAAGAAAATGCTCCTTGGACGGTGGGGCAAGCCGTCTAGTTCGGTCATTATCCGGAACGGATCCTTGGTACAGCAGAAGATCAGCTACAACCGCGGTAAATTCAAGCTTGCGTTTATTTTCAACTCGAGTACGAATCTTGATCATATCAACTTGCTCAAACGTTGA